In Chitinophagales bacterium, one DNA window encodes the following:
- a CDS encoding quinone-dependent dihydroorotate dehydrogenase: MYKQILKPILFLLPPEKAHHFVIWWLEFLLKIPGSEWLMRTIWHTKHPSLEKNVSGMHFPNPVGLAAGFDKDAKHIRAMRALGFGSIEVGTVTPLPQPGNERPRSFRLPADKALVNRMGFNNEGVDVMAARLKVIDRKHIIIGGNIGKNKSTPNEKAIQDYATCFEKLFDYVDYFVINVSSPNTPGLRSLQEKEPLLALLTHLQSLNHQHEKPKPVFLKIAPDLSNTQLDEIVEIVTKTQLAGIVATNTTTSRERLKSSPAIVEKCGSGGLSGRPLASRSTEVIRYLKAKSQQQFCIIGVGGIDSAEEAIAKLDAGADIIQIYTGLIYEGPSLIRQINRQLIKNFSSKV; this comes from the coding sequence GTGTACAAACAAATTCTTAAACCGATTTTATTTCTCCTGCCGCCGGAAAAAGCACACCATTTTGTTATATGGTGGCTGGAGTTCCTGCTTAAAATTCCGGGGAGCGAATGGCTGATGCGAACAATATGGCATACGAAACATCCAAGCCTTGAAAAAAATGTTTCCGGCATGCATTTCCCGAATCCTGTTGGCCTGGCGGCCGGCTTTGATAAAGACGCCAAACATATCCGTGCCATGCGCGCCCTTGGATTTGGTTCCATAGAGGTGGGAACAGTTACACCACTGCCGCAGCCAGGCAACGAACGGCCGAGATCATTCCGACTGCCGGCAGATAAAGCGCTGGTGAACAGGATGGGATTTAACAATGAGGGTGTTGATGTGATGGCAGCACGGCTAAAAGTGATTGACAGGAAGCATATCATTATTGGTGGTAACATCGGAAAAAACAAATCCACTCCAAACGAAAAAGCGATACAGGACTACGCTACCTGTTTCGAAAAGCTGTTTGACTATGTTGATTACTTCGTAATTAATGTAAGTTCTCCCAATACACCCGGGCTACGGTCGCTGCAGGAAAAAGAGCCGTTACTCGCATTGCTGACTCATCTGCAATCTTTGAATCACCAACATGAAAAACCAAAGCCGGTATTCCTGAAAATCGCACCTGACCTTTCCAATACGCAACTGGATGAGATTGTAGAAATTGTTACAAAGACTCAGCTGGCCGGCATAGTGGCAACCAACACGACTACTTCACGGGAAAGGTTAAAGAGTTCGCCCGCCATTGTTGAAAAATGCGGCAGTGGCGGATTAAGCGGCCGGCCACTTGCCAGCCGATCAACGGAAGTAATTCGTTACCTCAAGGCAAAATCGCAGCAGCAGTTTTGTATCATAGGTGTTGGTGGTATTGATTCAGCTGAGGAGGCAATAGCCAAACTTGATGCGGGCGCAGATATCATTCAAATCTATACAGGTCTTATTTATGAAGGTCCATCACTGATCAGGCAGATCAACCGGCAACTGATTAAGAATTTTAGTAGTAAAGTTTAA
- a CDS encoding DUF4159 domain-containing protein gives MNFPKVSTANVLVALLTVTLWLTGFSSAPTLKLALMKYKGGGDWYNDVNSLKNLAKFCNDNLATNFDLEHAIVEPGSPDIFNYPFVYMTGHGNFTLDNEEAGNLRSYLAGGGFLLINDDYGIDPYVRLAMKKVFPELEFVELPFSHPIYHQKFDFPNGLPKIHEHDNKVPRGYGLIFDGRLVCFYDFECDLGDGWDDVHNDPQPVREKALQMGANIIQYVFSLKSEKRL, from the coding sequence ATGAATTTTCCGAAAGTTTCCACTGCAAATGTTTTGGTCGCGCTGCTGACTGTTACACTGTGGTTAACCGGTTTCAGTTCTGCACCAACGCTTAAGCTGGCACTGATGAAGTATAAAGGCGGTGGTGATTGGTACAATGATGTGAACTCGCTGAAGAACCTGGCTAAATTCTGTAATGATAACCTGGCAACTAATTTCGACCTTGAACATGCAATCGTAGAACCGGGCAGCCCTGATATTTTCAACTATCCATTTGTCTACATGACCGGACACGGGAACTTTACACTGGATAATGAAGAAGCAGGCAATTTAAGATCCTACCTGGCCGGCGGAGGGTTTCTTTTAATAAATGATGACTATGGAATTGATCCTTATGTCAGATTAGCCATGAAAAAAGTATTCCCTGAACTCGAATTTGTCGAATTGCCTTTTTCGCACCCTATTTATCACCAGAAATTTGATTTTCCGAATGGCTTGCCAAAAATTCATGAGCATGATAATAAAGTCCCACGCGGATATGGGTTGATCTTCGACGGCAGGCTGGTTTGCTTTTATGATTTTGAATGTGACCTGGGCGATGGCTGGGATGATGTACATAATGATCCGCAGCCTGTGAGAGAGAAAGCTTTACAAATGGGCGCTAATATCATACAGTATGTCTTTTCCCTTAAAAGTGAAAAGAGATTGTGA
- a CDS encoding oligosaccharide flippase family protein, whose product MGIVKRQSVQASVISYAGVLIGYVNLILLFPKFLSPEQFGLTRLMIAVGVIFSQFALLGSSVTILRFFPYLQDKKSKHHGFLSFLLLISMTGFTIFTVLLILFKNTVAGYFISKSALFVEYYFYVFPLSFFLMVYELFFMYMRSLYKNVVAILIKEVVLRLLQTAALTLLIYRLVDFDGFFLLFIGSYFIHLIAILVYAAYLRQLFIFSRIDFKGLVSKNELIRYSMFMFVAAISSYYTANIDQIMLASMVGLDSNAVYSIAFFIGTMIQIPGRAMNQVSIPIITDGWKRKDLHKLQELYTQTSLNQLIIGGFIFLVVWINIDLLLNFLPPAYHEAKFVIAIVGLGKLFDLATGVNGEILVLSKHSKVTTATFLILIVVSTLANLFLIPIWGIAGSAAATALSLVLYNTIRMAFLFYQYRLQPFNLNTLKACLLLIAGFGLFYLLPETANIWFNSFYQTACLTIVLCVAVIVFRISPEIAVSYKWALEKLHL is encoded by the coding sequence ATGGGTATTGTAAAACGTCAAAGTGTACAGGCTTCGGTAATTTCTTATGCCGGAGTTTTGATCGGTTATGTGAACCTCATACTGCTGTTTCCCAAATTTCTCTCCCCGGAACAGTTTGGATTGACCAGGTTGATGATTGCAGTAGGTGTCATTTTTTCGCAGTTCGCTTTGCTTGGTTCTTCCGTCACAATCCTTCGCTTTTTTCCTTACCTGCAGGATAAAAAATCAAAACATCATGGTTTCCTGAGTTTCCTTCTGCTCATTTCCATGACAGGATTTACCATTTTCACCGTGTTGCTGATCCTCTTCAAAAACACCGTAGCCGGATATTTCATCAGTAAGTCTGCGCTCTTTGTTGAATATTATTTCTATGTCTTTCCGCTCTCTTTTTTCCTGATGGTGTATGAGTTGTTTTTTATGTATATGCGGTCACTCTACAAAAATGTGGTGGCGATCCTGATAAAGGAAGTAGTGCTGCGATTGCTGCAGACCGCTGCATTAACGTTGCTGATTTACAGGCTGGTGGATTTTGACGGGTTCTTTCTGCTATTTATCGGAAGCTACTTCATCCATCTGATCGCCATTCTTGTATATGCAGCTTATCTCCGGCAACTCTTTATTTTTTCCAGGATTGACTTTAAAGGACTCGTTTCTAAAAATGAATTAATCCGCTACTCAATGTTCATGTTTGTGGCGGCAATTTCATCTTATTACACAGCCAACATCGATCAGATCATGCTGGCTTCCATGGTAGGTTTGGACAGTAATGCTGTTTATTCCATTGCATTTTTTATCGGCACGATGATTCAGATTCCCGGAAGGGCGATGAACCAGGTTTCCATTCCAATCATCACCGATGGCTGGAAACGAAAAGACCTTCATAAATTGCAGGAGTTATATACACAGACTTCACTCAATCAGCTCATCATCGGCGGATTCATCTTCCTGGTTGTGTGGATCAATATTGATTTATTGCTCAATTTTCTACCGCCCGCATACCATGAAGCTAAATTCGTAATTGCCATAGTAGGATTAGGAAAACTCTTTGACCTTGCCACAGGCGTGAACGGCGAAATACTTGTATTGTCGAAACATTCCAAGGTGACAACAGCCACATTTCTGATCCTGATTGTCGTCTCAACCCTTGCTAATCTATTCCTGATTCCCATTTGGGGTATTGCCGGTTCTGCTGCAGCAACGGCACTTTCGCTGGTATTGTATAATACCATCAGAATGGCCTTTCTTTTTTATCAATACCGGCTGCAACCTTTTAACCTGAATACTTTGAAGGCCTGCCTTTTGCTGATAGCAGGATTCGGATTATTTTACCTGTTGCCCGAAACTGCCAATATCTGGTTTAACAGTTTTTACCAGACTGCCTGCCTTACGATTGTTCTGTGCGTTGCTGTAATTGTATTCCGGATTTCCCCTGAAATCGCAGTCTCCTATAAATGGGCGCTTGAAAAGCTGCATCTGTAA
- a CDS encoding replication-associated recombination protein A — MKHKIPLAERMRPQSMEEFIGQEHLTGDNGVLKKILYGGQLPSMIFWGPPGVGKTTLANIIAVRSGLPFFTLSAISSGVKEVREVIDTARKSGKAILFIDEIHRFNKSQQDSLLGAVEKGIITLIGATTENPSFEVIAPLLSRCQVYVLQELNKTHLLQLLHNAMLHDSVLQSKKITIREQEALLLLSGGDARKLLNLFELVIDAIGEEEIIITNSLVTSIAQQKIALYDKSGEQHYDIISAFIKSIRGSDPNAALYWLARMIAGGEDPRFIARRMLILASEDIGNANPTAFVMANNCFQAVDVIGYPECRILLSQTVIYLATSPKSNAAYVAIEDALRLVKEHGDLPVPLHLRNAPTRLMKELNYGKDYQYAHSFENNFVLLEFLPEKISGSRVYEPGKNARELEMREFLKQRWKEKYEY; from the coding sequence ATGAAACATAAAATACCATTAGCGGAACGCATGAGGCCTCAGTCCATGGAGGAGTTCATAGGCCAGGAGCACTTAACGGGCGATAACGGCGTGTTGAAAAAAATACTTTATGGCGGCCAGCTTCCGTCCATGATTTTCTGGGGTCCGCCCGGTGTAGGTAAAACTACGCTGGCAAACATTATTGCTGTCCGTTCCGGCTTGCCATTTTTTACGCTGAGTGCAATCAGTTCAGGAGTAAAAGAGGTACGGGAGGTGATTGATACAGCCAGGAAATCCGGTAAGGCCATTCTGTTTATTGATGAAATTCACCGGTTTAATAAATCGCAGCAGGATTCGTTATTGGGAGCCGTTGAAAAAGGAATCATCACGCTGATCGGCGCAACAACGGAAAATCCTTCTTTTGAAGTGATTGCTCCATTGCTGTCACGTTGCCAGGTTTATGTTTTACAGGAACTTAACAAAACGCACCTGCTGCAATTGCTGCATAATGCAATGTTGCATGACAGCGTTTTGCAAAGTAAAAAAATCACGATCCGTGAGCAGGAAGCATTACTGCTGTTGAGCGGCGGTGATGCACGGAAACTGCTGAATCTTTTTGAACTGGTGATAGATGCCATAGGAGAAGAGGAGATCATCATCACCAATTCACTGGTTACTTCCATAGCACAGCAAAAAATTGCATTGTATGATAAATCGGGCGAGCAGCATTACGACATCATTTCTGCCTTCATTAAATCTATTCGCGGCAGCGATCCCAATGCAGCACTGTACTGGTTAGCCCGGATGATAGCAGGAGGGGAAGATCCCAGGTTTATTGCCAGGAGAATGCTGATACTGGCATCAGAAGATATCGGGAATGCCAATCCGACCGCTTTTGTGATGGCGAATAATTGTTTCCAGGCAGTTGATGTTATTGGATATCCAGAGTGCCGTATCCTGCTGTCTCAAACAGTTATTTACCTCGCCACCTCGCCAAAAAGCAATGCCGCTTACGTGGCTATCGAAGATGCTCTGCGCCTGGTAAAAGAGCATGGCGATCTGCCGGTTCCTTTACATCTGCGCAATGCCCCTACCAGACTGATGAAGGAATTAAATTATGGGAAGGACTATCAATACGCTCATTCATTTGAGAATAATTTTGTTCTGCTGGAGTTTCTGCCGGAAAAGATCAGCGGATCCAGAGTATATGAACCCGGAAAAAATGCAAGGGAGCTGGAAATGCGTGAATTTCTGAAGCAACGCTGGAAAGAGAAATATGAATATTGA
- a CDS encoding 16S rRNA (uracil(1498)-N(3))-methyltransferase has translation MELYYAAATENNLVHLDNEESHHCIKVMRHRIGDLLTVTDGRGSKFSATILNDDRQACVLQKVQILQNVTKGNVGLHLAIAPTKNIDRFEWLLEKATEIGIDEITPIITHRAERTHIKMERLQKLLISAMKQSLRCWLPQLHEPVLFDHFINMEGKDATQNAAALKTICHCQRHDLPLLKQICMHKQEVLILVGPEGDFTMEEIALAESNGCIASSLGEARLRTETAGLIALHTVHLLND, from the coding sequence ATGGAATTATACTATGCTGCTGCGACAGAAAATAACCTGGTTCATCTTGACAATGAAGAGTCCCATCATTGTATAAAAGTTATGAGGCATCGCATCGGCGATTTGCTGACGGTTACAGATGGAAGAGGCAGCAAATTTTCCGCAACAATTCTCAATGATGACAGGCAGGCCTGCGTGTTACAGAAGGTTCAGATCCTGCAAAATGTGACGAAGGGAAATGTAGGACTTCATCTTGCCATAGCACCAACCAAGAACATTGACCGTTTTGAATGGTTGCTGGAAAAGGCAACCGAGATCGGGATAGATGAAATAACACCAATCATCACACATCGCGCTGAACGCACCCACATCAAGATGGAACGTCTTCAGAAGTTGTTGATTTCCGCGATGAAACAGTCGCTGCGGTGCTGGCTTCCGCAGTTGCATGAACCTGTTCTCTTTGACCATTTTATTAATATGGAAGGCAAGGATGCAACACAAAACGCCGCGGCACTGAAAACTATCTGTCATTGTCAGCGGCATGATTTGCCTCTCCTCAAACAGATTTGTATGCATAAGCAAGAAGTATTAATCCTTGTTGGGCCGGAAGGTGATTTTACAATGGAGGAGATTGCCCTGGCTGAAAGCAACGGCTGCATTGCATCGAGCCTCGGCGAGGCAAGGCTCAGGACTGAAACGGCAGGGCTCATTGCTTTGCACACCGTTCACCTGTTAAATGATTAG
- a CDS encoding pyridoxine 5'-phosphate synthase, with product MTRLSVNINKIATLRNARGHNLPDVIKVAADCERFGAEGITVHPRPDERHIRYNDVVQLKEVVTTELNIEGFPDSRFMELVSRVRPAQATLVPDAPNVITSNQGWDTIRHQSFLQERIADLHAAGIRVSLFIDPIEQFIEMAKTIGAERVELYTGPYAALFAEHKQSAIESYVHAAKYAAEIGLELNAGHDLNLKNLRYFKQQIPWLKEVSIGHALICDALYFGLENTIQMYLRELKG from the coding sequence ATGACTAGGTTAAGTGTCAACATTAACAAAATTGCTACCCTTCGAAATGCCCGAGGACACAATTTGCCGGATGTAATCAAAGTTGCTGCTGACTGTGAGCGTTTTGGCGCTGAAGGAATAACCGTACATCCAAGGCCCGATGAGCGGCATATCCGCTACAATGATGTAGTGCAGTTGAAGGAGGTGGTGACAACAGAGCTGAACATCGAGGGCTTCCCAGATAGCAGGTTTATGGAACTGGTGTCGCGTGTCAGGCCGGCACAGGCTACTCTTGTGCCCGACGCACCCAATGTGATTACGAGTAACCAGGGATGGGATACCATCAGGCACCAGTCCTTCCTGCAGGAACGGATTGCCGATTTACATGCTGCGGGTATCCGGGTATCTCTCTTTATTGATCCGATTGAGCAGTTTATTGAGATGGCTAAAACAATTGGTGCAGAGAGAGTTGAATTATATACCGGCCCTTATGCTGCCCTGTTTGCTGAGCATAAACAATCAGCGATAGAGAGCTATGTGCATGCGGCAAAGTATGCTGCCGAAATCGGGTTGGAATTGAATGCAGGCCACGACCTGAATTTGAAAAATCTGCGTTACTTCAAACAACAAATTCCCTGGTTAAAGGAAGTTTCTATAGGCCATGCTTTGATATGTGATGCCTTATACTTCGGGCTGGAGAACACTATTCAGATGTATTTACGCGAGCTGAAAGGTTAA
- the pckA gene encoding phosphoenolpyruvate carboxykinase (ATP), giving the protein MIEKGMKNPSADLSLYGLKDVAEAHWNLTQDELIDQTVSLGLGVITDSGALTVDTGLFTGRAPKDKFFVKDAITRDTIYWGDVNIPIDEAKFDALYKKMTAYLAGKNVYIKDAGACADPKYRLNVRLITELPWAALFAGNMFLRPTQEEIKSIVPDWVIIHAPSFKADPATDGTRQENFAILNFAKKMIIIGGTAYTGEIKKGIFTVLNYVLPQERGVLAMHCSANIGEKGDTAVFFGLSGTGKTTLSADPNRGLIGDDEHGWSDEGIFNFEGGCYAKCVNLTEEKEPEIFKAIKRGALLENVRFFPGTNTVNYDDISVTENTRVSYPIDFISNAVKPSIGGIPKNIFFLTCDAYGILPPISKLSPGQAMYWFLSGYTAKVAGTEAGITEPKIAFSTCFGAPFLPLNPNTYAGMLADKMKKYGANVWLVNTGWTGGAYGIGKRMKLSYTRAMITEALKGNLEKAKFDVHPVFGVAYPLSCDQVPDEILNPRNTWDDKQAYDDQANALAVQFLKNFEKFAATAHPETLAAAPKASVSA; this is encoded by the coding sequence ATGATTGAAAAAGGAATGAAGAATCCATCGGCCGATTTATCGCTTTACGGGTTAAAGGATGTTGCTGAAGCACATTGGAACCTGACACAGGATGAGTTGATTGATCAGACTGTATCACTCGGATTAGGTGTCATAACAGATTCCGGGGCACTAACTGTGGATACCGGTCTTTTTACCGGAAGGGCGCCAAAGGATAAATTTTTTGTGAAGGATGCAATAACCAGGGATACTATTTATTGGGGCGATGTAAACATCCCGATTGATGAAGCTAAATTTGATGCGCTATATAAAAAGATGACCGCATATTTGGCGGGTAAGAACGTATATATTAAAGATGCCGGTGCCTGCGCAGATCCCAAATACCGTTTGAATGTGAGGCTGATTACCGAATTGCCCTGGGCTGCCCTGTTTGCCGGGAACATGTTTCTGCGACCAACACAAGAGGAAATCAAATCCATAGTACCCGACTGGGTGATTATTCACGCACCTTCCTTCAAGGCAGATCCGGCTACAGATGGTACCCGGCAGGAGAATTTTGCCATTCTGAATTTTGCGAAGAAGATGATTATCATCGGGGGAACTGCCTATACGGGTGAAATTAAGAAGGGCATTTTTACGGTTCTGAATTATGTACTGCCGCAGGAACGTGGCGTACTGGCTATGCATTGTTCTGCCAATATTGGTGAGAAAGGGGATACTGCAGTGTTCTTTGGCTTGTCAGGCACCGGCAAAACGACTTTAAGCGCCGATCCCAACAGGGGACTGATTGGTGATGATGAGCATGGCTGGAGTGATGAAGGGATCTTTAATTTCGAAGGTGGCTGCTACGCTAAATGTGTAAATCTCACAGAAGAGAAAGAGCCGGAAATATTTAAAGCAATTAAACGTGGCGCTTTACTGGAGAATGTCCGTTTCTTTCCCGGGACTAATACAGTCAATTATGACGACATATCCGTCACTGAAAATACCCGCGTTTCATACCCGATCGACTTCATCAGTAATGCCGTTAAACCATCTATTGGTGGTATCCCTAAGAACATTTTTTTCCTGACGTGCGATGCATACGGAATTCTTCCACCTATTTCAAAATTGAGCCCGGGACAAGCCATGTATTGGTTCTTGTCGGGTTATACGGCCAAGGTAGCCGGAACCGAAGCAGGAATTACAGAACCCAAGATTGCTTTTTCTACGTGTTTCGGAGCGCCTTTCCTTCCATTAAACCCAAATACTTATGCTGGTATGCTGGCTGATAAGATGAAGAAGTATGGTGCGAATGTATGGCTCGTTAATACCGGCTGGACCGGTGGCGCCTATGGTATTGGAAAACGAATGAAGCTCTCTTATACCAGGGCTATGATTACAGAGGCTTTGAAAGGAAACCTCGAGAAAGCTAAGTTTGATGTTCATCCTGTTTTTGGTGTCGCTTATCCGCTCAGTTGTGATCAGGTTCCCGATGAGATTCTTAACCCGAGAAATACGTGGGATGACAAACAGGCTTATGACGATCAGGCCAATGCCCTGGCTGTACAGTTCCTGAAAAACTTTGAAAAGTTCGCTGCCACAGCCCATCCTGAAACACTCGCTGCGGCTCCAAAGGCTTCAGTCAGCGCTTGA
- the rplS gene encoding 50S ribosomal protein L19 encodes MDAIKFFHQEVTQKKEYPDFKAGDNVTVNYKIIEGSKERIQAYRGEVIQRKGNGATQTFTVRKISNGIGVERVFPLFSPSIESIEVNKHGKVRRARIYYIRDLKGKKARIREKRMPTATTAVTENA; translated from the coding sequence ATGGACGCGATCAAATTTTTTCACCAGGAGGTGACGCAAAAGAAAGAATATCCCGATTTTAAAGCCGGCGATAATGTGACGGTAAACTATAAAATTATTGAAGGAAGCAAGGAACGGATCCAGGCTTATCGCGGAGAAGTGATTCAACGTAAAGGAAATGGTGCTACCCAAACCTTTACCGTACGCAAAATATCCAATGGTATAGGTGTTGAACGCGTATTCCCATTGTTTTCGCCGAGTATCGAGAGCATAGAAGTGAATAAACATGGAAAAGTAAGAAGGGCCCGTATCTATTACATCCGGGATCTGAAAGGCAAAAAAGCCCGCATCAGGGAAAAAAGGATGCCGACTGCGACAACTGCCGTTACAGAAAACGCCTGA
- a CDS encoding gliding motility-associated C-terminal domain-containing protein — MKILTRLFLTITVAFFLHSNANAQLIVGTVSTPEELAASLVGSGVSISNVTLSCPDGAWGSFDGTNSNLGMDAGIILACGEITNAVGPNVSSGITTDFQDPGDADLEALAGQSTHDACILEFDVKATGDTLRFKYVFASDEYTEYVGSINDIFAFFISGPGISGTQNIALLPGTSNPVSISTVNCLNGSPYYICNDPDNFQCPTSYNCPELASETTIEYDGLTVILTAIAVVQPCETYHLKLAIADASDGILDSGVFIEAGSLVAAGISVEPQSAYIDPVTNLPAVVEGCLDGSFDFTLSNPLPDTSYIYFAIGGTATEATDYSPLADSLLVLPGATNLSMEVHPLTDAIAEGAESVTIYLYLSCSPIPYDSATVYIVDNINAVASNDTTICAGQSVTLSVNDADTYNWGPAIGLSCTNCQHPVATPPVTTTYIIFITIGTCIASDTVTIHVDNPTPVYAGVDQELCLGQSVQLNATNATSYTWTPSAGLSSTTVPNPTATPTVTTTYYVTGVNGCFTTTDTVVVIVHPLPDVTVSPGFTVCPGTVVDLFASGGVSYAWFPAGGVTDPNSAATTAVVDFTTEYFVLVTDGFGCVDTGKVTYTAYDIPDITISPDTTIYLGNSYPIIVTGGAGYQWSPATGLSSTNTADPIATPTETTTYTVTITTADGCIIIDSVTVKVKYDALVEVASGFSPNSDGKNDVLHVLVRGVFNLKHFYVYNRWGELVFETTDLAKG; from the coding sequence ATGAAAATTCTTACCCGACTATTTCTTACCATAACTGTTGCATTTTTCTTGCACTCAAATGCTAATGCACAGTTGATTGTTGGAACGGTATCCACTCCTGAAGAATTGGCAGCAAGCCTTGTTGGAAGTGGCGTTTCAATCAGTAATGTAACGCTCAGCTGTCCTGACGGTGCCTGGGGTTCTTTTGATGGTACCAATTCTAACCTTGGCATGGATGCCGGAATTATACTTGCCTGCGGCGAAATTACCAATGCCGTTGGTCCGAATGTCTCATCCGGCATCACTACCGATTTCCAGGATCCCGGTGATGCTGATCTGGAAGCACTTGCCGGTCAGTCAACGCATGATGCCTGTATCCTGGAATTTGATGTGAAAGCCACGGGTGACACCTTAAGGTTTAAATATGTATTCGCATCCGATGAATACACAGAATATGTTGGATCGATCAATGATATTTTTGCATTTTTCATAAGTGGTCCCGGTATTTCCGGCACGCAGAACATTGCCTTGCTTCCGGGTACTTCAAATCCGGTTTCGATCTCAACAGTCAACTGCCTCAACGGATCTCCTTACTACATCTGTAATGACCCTGATAATTTTCAATGTCCTACTTCCTACAATTGCCCTGAGCTTGCCAGCGAGACAACCATTGAGTATGACGGACTAACTGTGATTCTGACTGCTATTGCTGTGGTGCAACCCTGTGAAACATATCACCTGAAACTTGCCATCGCCGATGCATCCGATGGCATACTTGATTCAGGTGTATTTATTGAAGCCGGTAGTCTTGTTGCAGCAGGAATTTCGGTGGAACCCCAATCGGCTTATATTGATCCGGTAACGAATCTGCCTGCTGTGGTAGAAGGTTGTCTCGACGGTTCTTTTGACTTTACGCTCTCGAACCCGCTTCCAGATACTTCTTATATTTATTTTGCAATAGGGGGTACGGCAACGGAAGCCACTGACTATTCTCCTTTAGCTGACAGTTTATTGGTTTTACCAGGCGCCACGAACTTATCAATGGAAGTTCATCCGTTAACAGATGCCATTGCCGAAGGTGCTGAATCCGTTACGATCTATCTTTACCTGAGTTGTTCGCCCATACCTTATGATTCAGCTACCGTTTATATCGTGGATAATATCAACGCTGTTGCCAGCAATGACACTACGATTTGTGCCGGTCAGAGCGTTACTTTGTCTGTGAATGATGCCGATACCTATAATTGGGGACCAGCCATTGGCCTGTCCTGTACCAACTGTCAGCATCCTGTTGCCACGCCGCCCGTTACAACTACTTATATCATTTTTATTACCATAGGAACATGCATCGCCTCCGATACGGTTACTATTCATGTTGATAATCCTACGCCCGTGTATGCCGGTGTTGATCAGGAATTGTGCCTGGGTCAATCAGTACAGCTTAATGCAACGAATGCTACCTCATATACCTGGACGCCGTCTGCTGGTCTTAGCAGCACGACCGTTCCAAATCCAACTGCCACACCTACCGTCACTACCACTTATTATGTGACAGGGGTGAATGGCTGTTTCACCACCACTGATACTGTAGTGGTAATCGTACATCCGTTACCCGATGTAACAGTTTCTCCGGGATTCACGGTTTGCCCAGGAACAGTGGTTGATCTTTTTGCCTCCGGTGGAGTAAGTTATGCCTGGTTTCCTGCCGGTGGTGTTACCGACCCAAACAGTGCTGCAACAACGGCAGTGGTGGATTTTACCACAGAATATTTTGTACTCGTGACCGATGGCTTCGGCTGTGTTGATACTGGTAAGGTCACCTATACGGCTTATGATATACCGGATATTACCATAAGCCCGGATACAACAATTTACCTTGGAAACAGCTATCCCATTATCGTCACCGGTGGTGCAGGTTATCAGTGGTCGCCAGCTACTGGCTTAAGTTCAACCAATACGGCAGACCCTATTGCGACGCCAACAGAAACTACTACTTATACGGTTACGATTACTACGGCAGATGGCTGTATTATCATTGATTCAGTCACTGTAAAGGTTAAGTATGATGCATTGGTTGAGGTTGCTTCCGGTTTTTCGCCGAACAGCGATGGGAAGAATGATGTGCTGCATGTACTGGTCAGGGGTGTTTTCAACCTGAAGCATTTTTATGTCTACAACCGTTGGGGTGAACTGGTATTTGAAACAACTGATCTTGCGAAGGGATAG